A genomic stretch from Sulfuricurvum sp. includes:
- the truA gene encoding tRNA pseudouridine(38-40) synthase TruA, with amino-acid sequence MNRAKITLSYNGSAFMGSQQQPTTHETVIGTLIIALKRLKINSAPKGSGRTDRGVHATHQVMHIDLPLFWSDLQRLLEMLNLQLPASIRILKIEFVENDFHARYSAKRRVYRYIIKEGTTNPFEDNFITFVPHVNRELITDAIKCFEGTHSFELFKKSGNDMDHFTRIIYHAYAYSHKGYFVLVFEGNGFLRSQIRLMVGFLLRISAGKATKEQLIEQLNCVKRYSTDIAPHNGLYLTHIKY; translated from the coding sequence TTGAACCGTGCTAAAATCACCCTGAGTTATAACGGCTCGGCATTTATGGGTTCCCAACAACAACCCACTACTCATGAAACCGTTATCGGCACCCTCATCATCGCCCTCAAACGGCTTAAAATCAACTCCGCACCCAAAGGCTCAGGTCGTACCGATCGAGGTGTTCACGCCACACATCAAGTGATGCACATCGATCTCCCACTGTTTTGGAGTGACTTACAACGGCTACTGGAGATGCTCAACCTCCAACTCCCCGCTTCGATTCGCATTTTAAAAATCGAGTTTGTCGAGAATGATTTTCATGCGAGGTACAGTGCCAAACGTCGCGTCTACCGCTACATTATCAAAGAGGGGACGACTAACCCTTTCGAGGATAACTTCATCACGTTCGTTCCCCATGTGAACCGTGAACTCATTACCGATGCCATCAAATGTTTCGAAGGGACACACAGCTTTGAACTGTTCAAAAAAAGCGGTAACGATATGGATCACTTCACCCGTATCATCTACCACGCCTATGCCTACTCGCACAAAGGATACTTTGTCCTCGTTTTCGAGGGAAATGGATTTTTACGTTCCCAAATCCGTCTGATGGTCGGTTTTTTACTCCGTATCTCGGCGGGGAAAGCAACGAAAGAGCAGTTAATTGAGCAGTTAAACTGTGTCAAACGGTACTCTACCGATATCGCTCCGCACAACGGTTTGTATTTAACACATATTAAATA